CGAGCTTGAACCACCAGTCCCATTCTTCCGGTGTACAGAACATTTCGCAAGTCATTTGCCAGTAGAGCAGGTTCACTTTTTCCTCTTCGTTGCGGTAGGATTCGACACAGATGTATTTGTTTTTTTTGCCGACCCGTTCGATTTCCTTCAAAGCGGCATGAAGCTGGTAGCAGTACAGGTTGTGAAGTGTGTTGATTGAGATCACCAGGTCGAACTCGTGGTCGGCGAAGGGGAGTGAGTCGGCCGAACCGAGCCGAATGCGATCCTTGACCTCGGGCTTGGCGTGCTCGATGGCGTAGCCGGAGACCTCAAGGCCATACACCTCAAGACCGGGCAGGACCTGCGTGAAATCATAAAG
This window of the Candidatus Methylacidiphilales bacterium genome carries:
- a CDS encoding class I SAM-dependent methyltransferase, which produces MALVDFVSIIHKSTKRDYLARVNEFPKAEAAKLAKQWAYDYWDGDRKTGYGGMKYDGRWSKVAQAMVNHYKLKPGDKILDIGCGKGFLLYDFTQVLPGLEVYGLEVSGYAIEHAKPEVKDRIRLGSADSLPFADHEFDLVISINTLHNLYCYQLHAALKEIERVGKKNKYICVESYRNEEEKVNLLYWQMTCEMFCTPEEWDWWFKLGGYTGDHSFIYFE